From Corvus cornix cornix isolate S_Up_H32 chromosome 6, ASM73873v5, whole genome shotgun sequence, one genomic window encodes:
- the BMPR1A gene encoding bone morphogenetic protein receptor type-1A: protein MTRLRVHEQLLGAYLLIILHVQGQKLDSMLHGTGMKTNSDQKKQANGVTLAPEDTLPFLKCYCSGHCPDDAINNTCITNGHCFAIIEEDEHGEPTLASGCMKYEGSDFQCKDSPKAQLRRTIECCRTDFCNQDLQPTLPPLDSTDGLFDGSIRWMAVLISMAVCIIVMVILFSCFCYKHYCKSMAKRHCYNRDLEQDEAFIPAGESLKDLIDQSQSSGSGSGLPLLVQRTIAKQIQMVRQVGKGRYGEVWMGKWRGEKVAVKVFFTTEEASWFRETEIYQTVLMRHENILGFIAADIKGTGSWTQLYLITDYHENGSLYDFLKCTTLDNRALLKLAYSAACGLCHLHTEIYGTQGKPAIAHRDLKSKNILIKKNGTCCIADLGLAVKFNSDTNEVDVPLNTRVGTKRYMAPEVLDESLNKNHFQPYIMADIYSFGLIIWEMARRCVTGGIVEEYQLPYYDMVPNDPSYEDMREVVCVKRLRPVVSNRWNSDECLRAILKLMSECWAHNPASRLTALRIKKTLAKMVESQDVKI from the exons ATGACTCGATTGAGAGTTCATGAGCAATTGCTTGGAGCCTATCTGCTTATCATTCTCCATGTTCAAG GTCAAAAGCTAGACAGCATGCTTCATGGTACAGGAATGAAGACAAATTCTGAccaaaagaaacaagcaaatggAGTAACACTTGCTCCAGAGGACACCTTACCTTTTCTTAAGTGCTACTGCTCAGGACATTGTCCAGATGATGCTATTAACAACACATGCAT AACTAATGGGCATTGCTTTGCTATCATTGAGGAGGATGAACATGGAGAGCCCACGCTTGCTTCTGGGTGCATGAAGTATGAAGGTTCAGACTTCCAGTGCAAG GACTCGCCTAAAGCACAGTTACGTCGAACGATTGAGTGCTGTCGTACGGATTTCTGCAATCAGGATTTGCAACCAACATTACCACCTCTTGATAGTACAG ATGGACTTTTTGATGGCAGCATTCGTTGGATGGCAGTGTTGATTTCTATGGCAGTCTGCATAATTGTCATGGTCATCTTATTTAGCTGCTTTTGTTACAA GCATTACTGTAAGTCGATGGCAAAGAGGCACTGTTACAATCGTGACCTGGAACAAGATGAAGCATTTATTCCAGCTGGGGAGTCATTAAAAGACCTTATTGACCAGTCACAGAGTTCTGGGAGTGGATCAGGACTGCCACTGTTG GTTCAGCGCACTATTGCCAAACAAATTCAGATGGTGAGGCAAGTTGGAAAAGGACGGTATGGTGAAGTGTGGATGGGCAAATGGAGGGGTGAAAAAGTGGCTGTCAAAGTGTTTTTCACCACAGAAGAAGCCAGCTGGTTCCGAGAAACAGAGATTTACCAAACTGTCCTCATGCGACATGAAAACATCCTTG GTTTCATAGCAGCAGATATTAAAGGCACTGGCTCCTGGACACAGCTTTACTTGATCACGGATTATCATGAAAACGGATCATTGTATGATTTTCTGAAATGCACTACCCTGGACAACAGGGCTCTGCTCAAACTGGCCTATTCTGCTGCGTGTGGCCTGTGCCACCTGCACACGGAAATCTACGGGACACAAGGCAAGCCTGCGATTGCACACAGGGACCTGAAGAGTAAAAACATCTTGATAAAGAAAAACGGAACCTGCTGCATTGCAGACTTGGGTCTTGCAGTCAAGTTCAACAG TGACACAAATGAAGTTGATGTTCCCTTGAACACGAGAGTGGGAACAAAGCGTTACATGGCTCCGGAGGTCCTGGATGAGAGCCTGAATAAAAACCATTTTCAGCCGTACATTATGGCTGACATCTACAGTTTTGGGCTGATCATTTGGGAAATGGCTCGGCGCTGTGTCACAGGAG GTATTGTTGAAGAGTATCAGTTGCCATATTATGACATGGTGCCAAATGATCCATCCTATGAGGACATGAGAGAAGTGGTGTGTGTCAAACGCCTACGCCCAGTGGTATCGAACAGATGGAACAGTGATGAA tgtTTAAGAGCAATATTGAAGTTGATGTCTGAGTGCTGGGCTCATAATCCTGCCTCAAGGCTCACTGCCTTGAGGATCAAGAAGACACTTGCCAAGATGGTGGAATCACAAGACGTAAAGATTTGA